The Streptomyces sp. ALI-76-A nucleotide sequence AAAGCGTGCGTACGGTGGCCCAGTGGCGGTGCCGACCCGTCGGACGGTGCGCTTCTGGGCGAGGGCGCCTGAGTAATAAGCTAGCGATGTTCGTGTAAGCCTTTAACCGATTCCCCTTAAAACGTTGATTCGCCACTCGTGTGAGTGACACGCCGTGCAAGGAGGCGGGCTAGCCCGTGAGAAGCATCCCGACGGGTCGTCAGCTCCGCTTGGGCATTGAACTGCGCAAACTTCGTGAGCGCGCAGGCCTGACAGCTGCGGCGGCCAGTCAACTGCTTGGCGTGAAGCCGAACCAGATCAGCAACATGGAGGCCGGGCGAGCGGGCGTCAGCCCCGAGCGCGTACGCACTCTGGCCCGGCACTACAAGTGCAACAACCCAGCACTGGTCGACGCACTCAGCGAAATGACCGCCGATCGGAAGCGAGGCTGGTGGGAGGAGTACCGCGAGACCCTGCCCGCCGCGCTGCTCGATCTGGCCGAGGTCGAGCACCACGCAACCCACCTGCGCGCGTCCGTCACCGTGCACATCCCCGGCCTGCTTCAGACCACCGACCACGCGCGTGAACTGTTCCGGCAGGTCGTACCCGAGTTCTCACCGCCGGACATCGAGCACCGCGTCTCATTCCGCGTCAAGCGTCAGGTCGTCCTCTTCAGGGACGAGCCGACCCCGTACCTCGCGATCATCCACGAGGCGGCGTTGCGGATGCGGTTCGGCGGCACGCCTGTGGTCAAGGGCCAACTGCGGCACCTGCTGGACATGAGCGAGCGGGATCACATCACCCTGAAGGTGCTTCCGTTCGCCGCCGGCTCCTTCCCCGGCTCCGGACAGTCGATCTTCTACTCCCGCGGTCCGGTACCTCAGCTCGACACCGTGCACCTCGACCAGTCACACGGTCCGGTCTTCCTGGATGCAGAGGCCCAGCTGGAGATGTACCAAGTGCTCCTCGACCGCATGGAGTCCCGGGCCCTCACCCCCGAACGATCCCGTGATGTCATCAGCGGGTTGCTCAGCGACCTGTGAGAGGAACGCCATGACCGAGTTCAGCACCTGGCAGAAGTCGTCCTACTGCGGGTCGGGCGACTCCTGCGTCCACGTGGCCACCACAGTCGAAACGATCCATCTCACCGAGAGCAGCGACCCCACCGGCGCGATACTCAGCGCCGCCCCCACCGCCTTCGGCGCCCTCCTCGCCGTACTGAAGGAGACCTCGACCCGTACCGCCCCGGAGGCGACCGGGCCCGGCCCGTGGATCGAGGTCGCCTTCGGCGAGAGCGTCACCGGCGACGCCGGGGACGACGGGGACGACCCCGTGTACCTCCGTGAGACCAGCGACCCGGCGACCGTCGTCACGACGAACCGCCGTAGGTGGGACGCCTTCGTACTCGGCGTGCGGGCGGGTGAGTTCGACCACTTCGTGGCGGGGCACGAGGATCCGCATGCATAGAAGCCGTGTGTACGCACTCCTGATCGACACCCCCGAACCGGAGGCCGCCGCGGCCTTCTGGTCCGCCGCACTCGGGGTGCCCGCCCGTCCGGACCCGGCGGAGGAGCAGTTCACGTCGCTGCGCGAGGCCATCCCCGGGCTGGTCACGGCGGTACAGGCGGTCGACGACGCCCCCCGCTTCCACCTGGACATCGAGACGGACGACGTGGAGGCCGAGACCGCCCGCCTCATCGGCCTCGGGGCGACGCAGGTCTCGCGCTGGCTGGAGTGCCGCATCCTGCGGGCCCCCGGCGGCCACCTGCTGTGCGTCCTGCCGGTGCACAGCGACCCCGAGGTCTTCGAGGCGCAGGCCCGCACCTGGACGTAGGGCTCCACCAAAGCTCCGGCCGACCGGGCACCCCTGCGGCGGTGCGCACACCCACCGGCTGACCGTCCGTCACCGGATGCCGCCCCAGGGGGTCATGGCACCCAGCAGAGGCCGCATCGCCGTGTCCGGGTTAGCCTTCCACCGGGAGCTCACGGAGATCACGGAGATCACCCGCGGGACATCGGCGCGATCACCGAGCAGTGCCGTAAGAGGGGTCAACGACGGAACCACACCTCAGGTTCCGCCCAGTCCTCATTGCCCGGCGTGACCTGCCGTGATACACAGAGTGACCATACGACTCCTTGCCCGCCGCCCGACGTCTGTTCGAGAGATCACCTGAGGACCGACCCGGACCGGTGGCAAGGTAGTCGTACGAAACCCGCCAACCAATGACGCCAAGTCGACATACGACAGCGCCATTGTCGGCGAGAATGAGGCGTGACCTCTGCGCCAGTGCAGAGGCAAGCGGAACTACCCACCAGGGGCGGTGACTTACATGTTCTTTGCGGCCGACGAGGGAGACATCAACACCATTATCGGCGGGATCGCTCCGGACTGGGGGCCCTTCGGCAGCCTGGGCAACGAGGCGAAGGTGATGATCGAGGTCGTGATGGCGGTGGCCATCCTGCTCTGCCTCGGCATCGCCATCTGGGGCGCCGCCAAGCAGCGCATCGGTGCCACGGCCCTGCGCGACACCTTCAGCGCGGAACAGGGCAAGGGCCTCATCATCGCGGGTCTGACGGGGGTCTTCATCATCGGTTCACTGGGCACGTTGTTCACCATCGTGTACGGCATGGCCGTGTAGCCGGGCGGCCATCGCCCGTGCGTGGCGCGTCCGCTCGGTCTCCCCTCCACCCCACCCGTCCGTCGTGCCCACCGGCTGAGGTTGCGTTTCCCTGATGTCGAGTCACCACACCGCGTCCGCGCGGGAACCAGCACGGCTACCGTCGTACTCCTACGCGTTTCCGCACGACGTCGAGGGGGCGTACCCGGCATGACTCTCGGGGACGAGCACGAGACCTCCGGTGGCTACGGCGGCACGGGCCACACCCGCACCCGCCTGCCCGGCGGCGACGACGCGTACGGAAGCACCCGCCGAGGGGGCCGCTCCTCCTCCCGGAGCCTGGTCACGGTGGTCGGCGTCATCGTCCTCCTCATCGCCGCGATCGCCTTCGCGAACCGCGGCGAGGACGACCCCGCCCCGACCACATCAGCGGGCTCCCAGCCGGAAGCGGCCTCCACGGCGGCGAGCGGCGAGAAGCCGGTACGGGCGGGCTTCGCCCAGGATGAGCAGGGGGCTCAGAGTGCGGCGGCCAACTACTCCGTAGCCCTGGGGTCGGCCGAGATGTTCAACAAGGCCAAGCGTGATGCCATCCTGCGGGCCATCATCGCGCCCTCCCGGGTGTCCAACTTCGAAACGACGCTGGACAAGGCATACAGCCCTGAGTTCAACAAGAACGTCGGCCTGGATGAGAACGGCTCTACACCGGCGGGCTACACCTTCGTGTCCCGTACGAGCCCGATCGGCACCAAGGTCACCGAAGCCTCCGCCGACAACGCGACCGTAGAGGTCTGGTGCAGCGGTCTCCTCGGCCTCGCCGGCGAGAACTCCACGAACCCGGTCACCAACAGCTGGTTCACGATCACGATGAAACTCGAGTGGACCAACAACGACTGGAAGATCGTGACGCACTCTCAGAAGGACGGCCCGGCGCCGCTTCCCGGCGACGAGCGGGCGTCCAGTGCCGACGAGATGGCCAAGGCCGTCGAGGAGTACGGAGGGTTCACGTATGCCCGCTAACCACCGCGTACTCAGGCTGGCTGCCATCGTCACGGCGGTCCAGGCGACAACGGTCCTCGTGGCCACCCGCGCCTTCGCGGCACCCACGCCATCTCCCACGCCAAGCGACGACCCCTGTGACCTGATCCATGGCCCCGCCAAGGACTACTGCGAACAAGGCAGCGCCCCCGCGCGACGCTCCGGCGACACCGGCACCCTCACCGACACCATCGACCCCCTCTCCTCCCTCGCCAGAGGCTGCGCCGACGCCGCCTCCTGGACCGTCAAGCAGCTCTCCACGGCCGTGAAGGAGACCGCCAACGTCGACTTCACCAACCCGAAGTTCCTCCAGCAGTACGCCGTGGTCTTCGCCGCGTCCGCCATCCTCACGCTGCTGCTGTGGCTGCTGGCCGTCGCCAAGCGGGCCGTCCGTGGGGTCCCCCTCGCCACCGCGCTGTCCGAGGCGATCGGCTTCCTCTGGCTCACCGTGCTGGCCTCCGCCTTCACCCCGCTGATCCTCTACACCGTCGTCTCCGCGACGGACAGCATCAGCGACGTCCTCGCGAAGACGACGGGCAATCAGACGGACGCGTTCTTCGGCACGTTCTCGCAGGCCCTCGAACAGGGCGACGACATCGGCGGCGGCCCGATCATGCTGATGCTGGTCTCGCTGGTCTCCATCGTCGCGGCCGGCGTCCTCTACCTGGAGCTGTACCTCAGGGCCGTCCTGCTGTACGTCGGCGCCCTGCTCGGCGTCGTCGTCTACGCCGGCCTCGTCGACAAGAACCTGTGGGGCCACGTCCGCCGGTGGGCGGGCGTGATGATCGCGGTCATCCTGGTCAAGCCGGTGATCGTGATCGTCCTCGGCCTCGCCGGAGCCCTCGCCGCCGACGAGGGCCCCGACTCGGTCGCCGCGATCGTCTCCGGCCTCGCCATCATCCTGCTCGCCATCTTCGCCAGCGCGATGATCTACCGCTTCGTGCCCGGCTTCGGCGACGAGATCGCGGGCTCCCGCAACAACCGCATCATGCAGGGCGCCGAGGGCAAGGCCGCGGCCGTCATGACCTCCCCCGCGACCCTCGTGGCGCAGGGCATCAAGACCCACAGCACCCGCGCCGACAACAACGGCGGCGGAGGCCAGAGCGGCTCGGGCGGCGCCCGTCCGAGCAACCCGGCGTCCGGCGGTGTCGCCGCGCACAGCACGCGTACCCCGAGCGGAGGCGGCGGATCTGTCCCCTCCGCCGCCCCGGCTCCCCGCGCGGGCAGCCCGGTGAACACCCCCCACGCCAGCAACACCCGCAACAGCAGTACCAACCGCACGGGAGGTGAAGGGCGTTGACGACCGAGTCCCACGTGTCCCATCCGGTCACGCCCCGCCGTACGTATCTGATCGGCCGCGCCCGGCCGAACGCGATCGTCGGCCGGAACCGCGAGACCGGTGAGATCGCGCTCATCATCGTCGGCGCGTTCCTCGGCATGATGTGCGGGCTCCTCGTCCCGGTGCTCACCCTGCGCATCGTGCTGCTGATGGGCCTGCCCATGCTCGCGCTGGCCGCGGTCTACGTGCCGTACAAGCGCCGCACGTTCTACAAGTGGTTCGAGATCAACCGCAGCTACAAGCGGATCACCAAGCAGGGCGCCGCCTACCGTTCCGGCGTCGTCGAGGCCGGCACCCGCCTGGACGGCCGCGAGGTGGAGATCGGCCCGCCGCCCGGCATCGGCCGCATCACGTGGCTGGCCGCCCCGTTCGGCCCCGACGAGATCGCCGTACTGCTGCACGCGGACCGCCGTACGGTGACGGCGGCGATCGAGATCGAGGGCCCCGGTGTCGGTCTGCGCGACTCCGAGGACCAGGAGGCCCTCGTCGACCGCTTCGGCACCCTCCTCAAGCACGTGGCCAACGGCGACGGCTTCGTCACCCGCATCCAGATGCTCGCCCGCACCCTCCCCGCCGACCCGGACGCCCACGCCAAGGACGTCGCCGTACGCGGGGACGACAAGGCGCTGCCCTGGTTGCAGCAGTCGTACGACCAGTTGCAGTCGATGGTGTCGACGAGCAGCGAGCAGCACCGCGCCTACCTCGTCGCCTGCATGCACTACACCCGCGAACTGGCCGCCGAGGCGCACGCCATGGCCCGTGCGGCCCGCCCGCTCAACGGCCGCAAGCTCGACCGGGACGCCGGCCTCGCCGTCGTCATGGCCCGCGAGCTGACGGACATCTGCTCCCGCCTCCAGGAGGCGGACATCCGCGTACGCCAGCCGCTGGGCCAGGGCCGCCTCGCGTCCCTGATCCACTCCATGTACGACCCGGACCACCCGATCGACCACATCCAGGCGATGACCAAGCGCAACGCCTGGCCGGCCGAGCTGGACGCCATGGAGCCGACCTACCTCCAGGCCAAGACCCGGGAGTCCTCCACCCGCGCGCCCTGGTGCCACGCCACGGCCTGGGTGAAGGAGTGGCCGATGACACCGGTCGGCGTCAACTTCCTGGCCCCGCTCCTCGTCCACACCCCGGACGTCATCCGCACGGTCGCCGTCACGATGGACCTCGAACCCACCGAGGTCGCCATCGAGCGGATGCTGACCGAGAAGACCAACGACGAGGCCGAGGCGTCCCGCGCCGCCAAGATGAACCGCACCGTCGACCCCCGCGACATCGCCGCCCACAACCGGCTGGACCAGCGCGGCGAGGACCTCGCGAGCGGCGCGGCCGGCGTCAACCTGGTCGGCTACATCACCGTCTCCTCCCGCTCGCCCGAGGCCCTGGCCCGCGACAAGCGGACCATCCGCGCCTCGGCCGGAAAGTCGTACCTGAAGCTGGAGTGGTGCGACCGCGAGCACCACCGCGCCTTCGTGAACACCCTCCCGTTCGCCACCGGCATCCGAAGGTAGGGCTTGCGCATGCGGGATCCGATGTCCATCCTCACCGACGCCTTCACGTCCTTCCTCTTCGGCAAGGTCGAGACGACCCGCCTGCCGGTCCGCACCTCCACCGGCCAGGCCCAGGCCGTCTACCTCCCGACCGCCGCCCCCGGCCTCGGCGACTCCGGCGTCATCATCGGCCGCGAGGTCTACTCCGGGAAGGGCTACATCTACGACCCCTTCCAGCTGTACGGCCAGCAGCTCCCGGCGCCCCACTGGCTGGTCCTCGGCGAGTCCGGCAACGGCAAGTCGGCGCTGGAGAAGACGTACGTCCTGCGCCAGCTGCGCTTCCGCGACCGCCAGGTCGTCGTCCTGGACGCGCAGGGCGAGGACGGCGTCGGCGAATGGAACCTCGTCGCGCAGGAGCTGGGAATAACTCCCATCCGGCTCGACCCGATGGCGGCCCTGGACCACGGCATCCGCCTCAACCCCCTGGACCCGGCGATCACCACGACCGGCCAGCTCGCGCTGCTCCGGACGATCATCGAGGTCGCGATGGGGCACGGCCTCGACGAGCGCTCCGGCTTCGCGCTCAAGGTCGCGCACGCCTACGTCAACGAGACGATCGTCGACCGCCAGCCCGTCCTGACCGACATCGTCGAGCAGCTGCGGCACCCCGAGCCGGAGTCGGCCGAGGCGATGAACGTCGACATAGAGGACGTACGGGCGTGGGGTCTGGACGTCGCCCTGGTGCTGGACCGGCTGGTCGACGGTGACCTGCGCGGCATGTTCGACGGCCCGACGACGGTCGGCATCGACCTCGACGCCCCCCTCATCGTCTTCGACCTGTCCCACATCGACCGCAACTCCATCGCCATGCCGATCCTGATGGCGATCGTCGGCGTGTGGCTGGAGCACACCTGGATCCGCCCCGACCGCGTCAAGCGCATCTTCCTGGTGGAGGAGGCGTGGCACATCATCAACAGTCCGTTCGTGGCCCAGCTGTTCCAGCGGCTGCTGAAGTTCGGCCGGCGCCTGGGCCTGTCGTTCGTGGCGGTGGTCCACCATCTGTCCGACGTGGTGGACGGGGCGGCGGCGAAGGAGGCCGCGGCGATCCTGAAGATGGCGTCGACCCGGACGATCTACGCCCAGAAGGCGGACGAGGCCAGAGCGACGGGCCGGGTGCTGGGCCTGCCCCGCTGGGCGGTCGAGATCATCCCGAGCCTCACCCCCGGCATCGCGGTCTGGGACGTCAACGGCAACGTCCAGGTGGTCAAACACCTGATCACGGAGACGGAACGCCCGCTGGTCTTCACCGACCGCGCGATGACCGAGTCGTCCCTCGACCACCAGCTCGCGGACGACGCCCTGCGCGCGGCCGAGCTGGAGGCGGAGGAACGGGCGGCGGCCTTCATGGAACAGCACCTCGATCTGGACGACCCGTCCGAGTCGACGGTGGCGTAGGGGAGCGGCATGAGACCGGTTGACGAGCGCGACCGCCGGCCGGACGGCCAGGGAGGCGTCCCCGACGGCCTGCTGGTCGGCCTGCTCGCCTTCCTCCTCGGCATGACCGTCATGGTCTGGACGGCCACGGGTCTGGCCGGTCTGTTCGCCCACGGGGCCTGGCCCACGGGCGTCACCTTCGCCCGCACCCCCCTGGCCATGCGCCACCTCGTCGCCCGGCCCCACGACGTCCCCGGCGCCTGGCCCGAGGCCGACGCCGCCGGCCTCTCGGGCTACGGCCTGTTCTGGGGCCTGCTCATCGGCCAGCTGATGATCCTGATCGTCCTGACGGTCTTCGTCCTGGGCACCCTGGCCCGCTGGCGAGCGGTCCGGGCGAGACGGCGGGCGGAACCGGCGACACCGCCCGACGCGACGCCCCACGACATCCCCTCACCCAGACCGACGGAACCGTGGCCGGCACATCAGCCCCAGGTCATACACGACCCCGCCCCCACGCACACACCACCGCCGCCCCCCGCCACACCGGCGTACGCCGAGGCCCTCCCCCACTCCACGGTCCCGCCCCCCGCGCAGCCCGTCACCGAGCCCCTCGCCTCCCCGGCCGACACCACGCGCGTCGGCGGGTGGGAAGCCACCCCCACCGCCGGAACGGTGCGCTTCGGTCCCCCGGCCACCCGCCACCCCACCGCGATCCAGGCCGTGCGCGACGCGGAGGGCCCCGCCCTGATCGTCACCTCGAACCCCGCGATCTGGCAGGACACCAAGGACGCCCGGGCCAAACTCGGCCCGGTCCACGTCTACGACCCCACCCACCTCTGCGACACCCCGTCCCGCCTCCACTGGTCCCCCACCTCCGGCTGCGAGAGCAAGCCGACCGCGGCGGCGCGGGCCACCGCCCTGCTCGCCCCCATCCGCCCCACCGCGAAGATGGACCAGGCCCTCACCGACGTGGCCGAGACACTCCTGCGGAGCTACCTGCACGCCGCCGCCATCGACGGCCGCACCATCCGCCACGTCCACCGCTGGTGCCAGGGCACCCAGGTCCAGGACGCCGTACGCACCCTCCGCACGCACCCCAAGGCGGCCCCCGGCTCCGCGGGCGAGCTGGAGGCCGCCCTCACCGCCCACCCCGAACGCCGGGACATCGCCCAGGAGTTGACCGGCCGGGCACTGTCCGCCCTGTCCACCGTCAACGTCCGTGAGGCCTGCACTCCCCACCGAACTGATGCCCTCGCCCTGGATTCCTTCGTGGACGAAGGGGGCACGCTTTACGTGGTGGGTGAATCCATCGAGGACCCGCGTACCAACCCGGGCGCGATGCCCCTCCTGACGGCCCTCACCTCAAGCGTGGTCGAGCGCGGCCGGCACATGGCCGAACGGTCATCCTCCGGTCGCCTCGACCCACCACTCACGCTCGTCCTGGACGACGTGGCGGCCGTGGCGCCGCTTCCCCAACTGCCGGAGCTGCTGGCCGCCGGAGCGGACCGCGGCCTGCCGACGCTGGCCCTGCTCCGGTCCCGCGAGCAGGCCCGCAGCCGCTGGCCGAACGCCGAACTCCCGGTGTGACGTCCTCAGTCCAGCACCCGGTCGAGAACGAACTCCCACTCCCGGTCCTCGTCGTCCCCCAACGACACGGTCACCCCGCTCGGCACGAACCCCACCTTGCGGTAGAACCGCTGCGCCCGCCCGTTGTCCTCGTGCACGATGAGCCGCACCCGCTCCGCCCCGCGCCCCCAGGCCCACTCCAGGCCGGCGTCGAACAGCACCTCGGTCAGCCCGCTCCCCCGCTCCTCGGGCCGTACGAACACCCCGACGACATGGCCCTGCTTCCGCTCCACCGGGAACCCGGCCCAGTCCGTCGTCCCGGGCTCCTCGATCAGCACGGTCAGCGTCCCCACCCACTGCCCGTCCGGCCCCTCCGCGATGATCTGCTGCCTCCCCTCCGCGCCCTCGGCGCCCCCCGCGGTCCGCTCCCGCCAGAAGGAGTCCGGCTTCGCCAGGGCTTCCTCGTACGTCTCCAGGAAGGCGAGGTGCGCCACCGGATCCCGCAGCGCCGCGAGCCGCAACTCCTTGGCCTCGGGCCACTCCTCGGCACGCACGGACCGGATCACATAGCTACTCATGCGGGTCACGCTAGTACCCGGGTACGACCGCCCTCACGTCATATACGCCCCAGGCACCTGGGACGACCGCCGGTACAGCCGCCACCATGGACCCCGTGACGAGAGAACGGGCGACACAGGACCGGACGGCGGAACCCCTCACCGAGTACGTGCAGCGCATCAGCCGACGGATCCGCGGCTTCGACCGGCGTCACCCCCTCCTCTGGGACCTGCACCTCACCGGCTTCTGGGTACTGGCGGCCCTGATCGACCACTTGGGCGGCGGCTGGCGCACCATCACCCGCAACCCCGACACCCCCGGCTGGCTGCTCCTCACCCTGAGCCTGGGCTTCACCCTGCCGCTCCTCCTGCGCCGCACCCACCCCACGGCCGTCCTTCTCGCCCTCACCCCCGTCGCGCTGGTCGACGCCTGGACCGGCGCCGCCCTCCAGGCCGCGCTGCTCCAGCTGCTGGTCGTCTTCCACATCGCCCTGCGCCGCCCTCCGCGCACCCTGTGGTGGGCCACGGCGCTGATCATCATCCCCATCGCCGTGATGGCCGCCCGCCACCCACGCGGCAGCGCGGACGAGGACATCGTCCCGGTGCTGATGTCGATCGTGGTGGCCGCGGCGATCGGCATCACGGTCCGCACCCGCCGCGCCCACACCGAGGCCCTGGAGGACCGCGCCCGCCGCCTGGAGATCGAGCGCGACCAGCAGGCCCGCCTCGCGGCCGCCGCCGAACGCGCCCGCATAGCGCGCGAGATGCACGACATCATCGGCCACAACCTCTCGGTCATCACCGGCCTCGCCGACGGCGGCCGCTACGCCGCGGCCAAGTCCCCCGACCGCGCCGCCGAAGCCCTCCACGCCATCTCCACCACCAGCCGCCAGGCCCTCACCGAAATCCGCCGCCTCCTGGACGTCCTACGGGACGAGGACAGGCCACCGCCCCCCGACCTCACCCCCCAGCCCACCCTCACCGACCTCGACCACCTCCTGGAGGGCGTACGCTCCGCCGGCCTCCCCGTCCGCACCACCCTCAGGGGCACCCCGACCCTCCCCGCGGGCCGCCAGCTCACCGTCTACCGCGTCATCCAGGAGTCCCTCACCAACACCCTCAAACACGCGGGCCCGGGAGCGACCTCCCACATCGAGCTGTCCTACGAGGAGCAAGGCGCCGTCACCGTCACGGTGACCGACACCGGCCGCGGCGGCGAGCTCAACGGCTCCCCCGGCCGAGGCCTCCCCGGCATGCGCGAACGCACGGCCCTGTACGGCGGCACACTCGAAGCCGGCCCCCTCGCGCCGCCCGCCCGGGGCTGGCGCGTCCACCTTCACCTACCGGAGGAATCCCCGCAGTGACCACGGTCCTCATCGCCGACGACCAACCCCTTCAGCGCCTCGGCTTCCGGATGCTCCTGGAGAGCCAGGACGACATGGCGGTACTGTCCGAGGCGGCCAACGGCAGCGAGGCGGTCCGCCTGACGGCCGAACTCCATCCCGACATCGTCCTCATGGACGTCCGTATGCCCGGCCTGGACGGCATCGAGGCCACCCGCCGCATCACCGCCGCCGGCGACCGCACCCGCGTCCTGATCCTCACGACCTTCGACCTCGACGAGTACGCCTACGCGGGCCTCCGCGCCGGCGCCTCGGGCTTCCTGGTCAAGGACGCCCAGCCCGAGGACCTGCTCTCCGGCATCCGCTCAGTGGCCACGGGCGACGCGGTGGTGGCCCCCGGCCTGACCCGCCGCCTCCTGGACGCCTACGCCCATCACCTCCCGGCGGGAACGGCCACCGCCGCCACCCAGGAGGCGACGGACGCCCGCCTCGCCTCCCTCACGGACCGGGAACGCGAGATCCTCACGGTCGTCGGCCTGGGCTGGACGAACACCGAGATAGCCACCCGCCTGCACCTGGCGGAGTCGACGGTGAAGACCCACGTGGGCCGCATCCTCGCCAAGACGGGCTCCCGCGACCGTATCCAGGCCGTCATCCTGGCGTACGACACGAAACTGGTGAAGCCGAGCTGACGAATGACCGCCCCGTGAACGCAGAAAACCCCCGTGCCTTTCGGCACGGGGGTTTTCCCAAAAATTGTTCGGCGGCGTCCTACTCTCCCACAGGGTCCCCCCTGCAGTACCATCGGCGCTGTAAGGCTTAGCTTCCGGGTTCGGAATGTAACCGGGCGTTTCCCTCACGCTATAACCACCGAAACACTATGAAACTGTGAACCTGCCACACCACACCCGTGACCATGAGCATGGGGCTGTTCGTGGTTTCAGAACCAACACAGTGGACGCGAGCAACTGAGGACAAGCCCTCGGCCTATTAGTACCGGTCACCTCCACCCATTACTGGGCTTCCAGATCCGGCCTATCAACCCAGTCGTCTACTGGGAGCCTTAACCCCTCAAAGGGGGTGGGAATACTCATCTCGAAGCAGGCTTCCCGCTTAGATGCTTTCAGCGGTTATCCCTCCCGAACGTAGCCAACCAGCCATGCCCTTGGCAGGACAACTGGCACACCAGAGGTTCGTCCGTCCCGGTCCTCTCGTACTAGGGACAGCCCTTCTCAATATTCCTACGCGCACAGCGGATAGGGACCGAACTGTCTCACGACGTTCTAAACCCAGCTCGCGTACCGCTTTAATGGGCGAACAGCCCAACCCTTGGGACCGACTCCAGCCCCAGGATGCGACGAGCCGACATCGAGGTGCCAAACCATCCCGTCGATATGGACTCTTGGGGAAGATCAGCCTGTTATCCCCGGGGTACCTTTTATCCGTTGAGCGACGGCGCTTCCACAAGCCACCGCCGGATCACTAGTCCCGACTTTCGTCCCTGCTCGACCCGTCGGTCTCACAGTCAAGCTCCCTTGTGCACTTACACTCAACACCTGATTACCAACCAGGCTGAGGGAACCTTTGGGCGCCTC carries:
- a CDS encoding helix-turn-helix transcriptional regulator, with the protein product MRSIPTGRQLRLGIELRKLRERAGLTAAAASQLLGVKPNQISNMEAGRAGVSPERVRTLARHYKCNNPALVDALSEMTADRKRGWWEEYRETLPAALLDLAEVEHHATHLRASVTVHIPGLLQTTDHARELFRQVVPEFSPPDIEHRVSFRVKRQVVLFRDEPTPYLAIIHEAALRMRFGGTPVVKGQLRHLLDMSERDHITLKVLPFAAGSFPGSGQSIFYSRGPVPQLDTVHLDQSHGPVFLDAEAQLEMYQVLLDRMESRALTPERSRDVISGLLSDL
- a CDS encoding DUF397 domain-containing protein, producing the protein MKETSTRTAPEATGPGPWIEVAFGESVTGDAGDDGDDPVYLRETSDPATVVTTNRRRWDAFVLGVRAGEFDHFVAGHEDPHA
- a CDS encoding VOC family protein, with product MHRSRVYALLIDTPEPEAAAAFWSAALGVPARPDPAEEQFTSLREAIPGLVTAVQAVDDAPRFHLDIETDDVEAETARLIGLGATQVSRWLECRILRAPGGHLLCVLPVHSDPEVFEAQARTWT
- a CDS encoding SCO6880 family protein, with the translated sequence MTTESHVSHPVTPRRTYLIGRARPNAIVGRNRETGEIALIIVGAFLGMMCGLLVPVLTLRIVLLMGLPMLALAAVYVPYKRRTFYKWFEINRSYKRITKQGAAYRSGVVEAGTRLDGREVEIGPPPGIGRITWLAAPFGPDEIAVLLHADRRTVTAAIEIEGPGVGLRDSEDQEALVDRFGTLLKHVANGDGFVTRIQMLARTLPADPDAHAKDVAVRGDDKALPWLQQSYDQLQSMVSTSSEQHRAYLVACMHYTRELAAEAHAMARAARPLNGRKLDRDAGLAVVMARELTDICSRLQEADIRVRQPLGQGRLASLIHSMYDPDHPIDHIQAMTKRNAWPAELDAMEPTYLQAKTRESSTRAPWCHATAWVKEWPMTPVGVNFLAPLLVHTPDVIRTVAVTMDLEPTEVAIERMLTEKTNDEAEASRAAKMNRTVDPRDIAAHNRLDQRGEDLASGAAGVNLVGYITVSSRSPEALARDKRTIRASAGKSYLKLEWCDREHHRAFVNTLPFATGIRR
- a CDS encoding ATP-binding protein, whose translation is MRDPMSILTDAFTSFLFGKVETTRLPVRTSTGQAQAVYLPTAAPGLGDSGVIIGREVYSGKGYIYDPFQLYGQQLPAPHWLVLGESGNGKSALEKTYVLRQLRFRDRQVVVLDAQGEDGVGEWNLVAQELGITPIRLDPMAALDHGIRLNPLDPAITTTGQLALLRTIIEVAMGHGLDERSGFALKVAHAYVNETIVDRQPVLTDIVEQLRHPEPESAEAMNVDIEDVRAWGLDVALVLDRLVDGDLRGMFDGPTTVGIDLDAPLIVFDLSHIDRNSIAMPILMAIVGVWLEHTWIRPDRVKRIFLVEEAWHIINSPFVAQLFQRLLKFGRRLGLSFVAVVHHLSDVVDGAAAKEAAAILKMASTRTIYAQKADEARATGRVLGLPRWAVEIIPSLTPGIAVWDVNGNVQVVKHLITETERPLVFTDRAMTESSLDHQLADDALRAAELEAEERAAAFMEQHLDLDDPSESTVA
- a CDS encoding type IV secretory system conjugative DNA transfer family protein; the encoded protein is MRPVDERDRRPDGQGGVPDGLLVGLLAFLLGMTVMVWTATGLAGLFAHGAWPTGVTFARTPLAMRHLVARPHDVPGAWPEADAAGLSGYGLFWGLLIGQLMILIVLTVFVLGTLARWRAVRARRRAEPATPPDATPHDIPSPRPTEPWPAHQPQVIHDPAPTHTPPPPPATPAYAEALPHSTVPPPAQPVTEPLASPADTTRVGGWEATPTAGTVRFGPPATRHPTAIQAVRDAEGPALIVTSNPAIWQDTKDARAKLGPVHVYDPTHLCDTPSRLHWSPTSGCESKPTAAARATALLAPIRPTAKMDQALTDVAETLLRSYLHAAAIDGRTIRHVHRWCQGTQVQDAVRTLRTHPKAAPGSAGELEAALTAHPERRDIAQELTGRALSALSTVNVREACTPHRTDALALDSFVDEGGTLYVVGESIEDPRTNPGAMPLLTALTSSVVERGRHMAERSSSGRLDPPLTLVLDDVAAVAPLPQLPELLAAGADRGLPTLALLRSREQARSRWPNAELPV
- a CDS encoding GNAT family N-acetyltransferase, with amino-acid sequence MSSYVIRSVRAEEWPEAKELRLAALRDPVAHLAFLETYEEALAKPDSFWRERTAGGAEGAEGRQQIIAEGPDGQWVGTLTVLIEEPGTTDWAGFPVERKQGHVVGVFVRPEERGSGLTEVLFDAGLEWAWGRGAERVRLIVHEDNGRAQRFYRKVGFVPSGVTVSLGDDEDREWEFVLDRVLD
- a CDS encoding sensor histidine kinase, with the translated sequence MDPVTRERATQDRTAEPLTEYVQRISRRIRGFDRRHPLLWDLHLTGFWVLAALIDHLGGGWRTITRNPDTPGWLLLTLSLGFTLPLLLRRTHPTAVLLALTPVALVDAWTGAALQAALLQLLVVFHIALRRPPRTLWWATALIIIPIAVMAARHPRGSADEDIVPVLMSIVVAAAIGITVRTRRAHTEALEDRARRLEIERDQQARLAAAAERARIAREMHDIIGHNLSVITGLADGGRYAAAKSPDRAAEALHAISTTSRQALTEIRRLLDVLRDEDRPPPPDLTPQPTLTDLDHLLEGVRSAGLPVRTTLRGTPTLPAGRQLTVYRVIQESLTNTLKHAGPGATSHIELSYEEQGAVTVTVTDTGRGGELNGSPGRGLPGMRERTALYGGTLEAGPLAPPARGWRVHLHLPEESPQ